The nucleotide window GGCGGCGGCGTAGTTTGGGCCAACCTGCATCGGCGTCGGAGAGGAGATAAGCCCGCTTGTGGGGGAAGACTGTCTGTTCATCAACGTGTTCACCCCCTCCCACgcaaccaccctctccagACTGCCGGTGTGGGTGCACATTCAGGGCGGCGGTTATGCATCCAACTCCAACGCCAACTTCAACGGGACGAACGTCATTCAACATTCGGGCTACGACCTCGTGTTCGTCAACTTCAACTACCGTGTCGGGGCCCTGGGATTCCTGGCCAGCGAGGAGATCCGGCGGGATGGAGACCTGAACGTGGGATTGCTAGACCAGCGAAAGGCCCTCGCATGGGTCAAGCAGCATATCAGCCAGGTAGGTCACGGTCCGAACTGCTATAGCGCAGGCGCTGACCTGCTCGGTTGTAGTTTGGGGGCGACCCGGACCACGTTATCGCTCATGGTGATTCCGCCGGCGCGGGTTCGGTAACGCATCATATGACCGCGTATGGCGGCCGAGCGGAGGGACTCTTTGCCGGTGCGGTGCTGGAGTCTCCATTCTGGCCCACACTGCGCACGGTTGCCGAGATGGAATTCCAGTACACACGGTTTGTACATCGCGTTGGCTGCTCGGATGCATCGTCTGCCTTGGCGTGTCTTCGGTCTGCGGACCTGGCAGCGATACAGAAGGGCAACGTGGTGGACCCATTTCCAGACGCCGCCGTGGATCCGCCCCCGCTGTGGTATTTTCTGCCCGTCATTGACGGTGCGGTGGTGCAAGACCAGTTGTCTCGGCTCTTCGATCAGGGCAAGACCGTGAAAATTCCCGTGCTCGTTGGTGACGACACCAACGAGGGGTCGACCTTTGCTTATAACGCCAGCGACGCGTCTGACATGTCGCGGTTTCTCAACGCCAACTACCCAGGGCTGTCATCTGCCAGCCTGGCCGCCATCGGTGATGCATATCCTCGCATGCGACCCGTGGCGGATCATGCAGCCTATTTCCCGTCCGCGTCTGCCGCCTATGGTGACGCTGCCTTTACGTGCCCGGGCAATCGCATCGCAGCGTCCATGGCAGATCACCTCCCGTCCGGCAGGGTTTGGAGCTACCGATACAACGTGCGAGCCCCCCAGCTGGTCGATGAAGGCCTGGGTGTGCCGCATATCTTCGAGCTGAGCGCCATTTTCGGAGTCGGCTTCGCCGGTAATAGCGAGATCACGAGCTACAACGGGATCAACGCGAATGCGGT belongs to Aspergillus luchuensis IFO 4308 DNA, chromosome 3, nearly complete sequence and includes:
- a CDS encoding uncharacterized protein (CAZy:CE10;~COG:T;~EggNog:ENOG410PM0V;~InterPro:IPR019819,IPR002018,IPR029058;~MEROPS:MER0033188;~PFAM:PF00135;~SECRETED:SignalP(1-20)) — encoded protein: MHWEYSLVILLGACAVSVDGSPQVDLGYARYRGVRLPAGVDEYLGMRYAAPPLGQQRFRAPGDPSSTSFIQDAFEFGPTCIGVGEEISPLVGEDCLFINVFTPSHATTLSRLPVWVHIQGGGYASNSNANFNGTNVIQHSGYDLVFVNFNYRVGALGFLASEEIRRDGDLNVGLLDQRKALAWVKQHISQFGGDPDHVIAHGDSAGAGSVTHHMTAYGGRAEGLFAGAVLESPFWPTLRTVAEMEFQYTRFVHRVGCSDASSALACLRSADLAAIQKGNVVDPFPDAAVDPPPLWYFLPVIDGAVVQDQLSRLFDQGKTVKIPVLVGDDTNEGSTFAYNASDASDMSRFLNANYPGLSSASLAAIGDAYPRMRPVADHAAYFPSASAAYGDAAFTCPGNRIAASMADHLPSGRVWSYRYNVRAPQLVDEGLGVPHIFELSAIFGVGFAGNSEITSYNGINANAVATVMDYWISFVKALDPNPRRRSQAPRWEAWKPGLGQRLKIQTNTTAMEPIPPQQADRCSLWSALAPEMEI